The genomic DNA TGGGCGGCCCTATTGCTGGCCCTGACAATGGTGGCTGCGGCGTGTAACTCGGCAACCACCGACACGACCCAACCGGCAGAGAACACTGAAACGACAAACACCCCGACCGGAGGCGACGAGGTCAAGAATCCCGGCCTTCTAGTCCACGCGGCAGACGACGAGCCAAGCACCCTCGACCCCGCTCAGGTTGAGCCAGGTGAAGGCGGCGAGACCGTCATCTTGCAGGTCTATGAGCGCCTGCTGGAGATTGGCTCCGGCGGTCCGGATCTTGTACCGGGTCTCGCCACTGAGGTTCCGACCGTTGACAACGGACTTATCTCGGCTGACGGAATGACCTACACCTTTAAACTTCGCGAGGGAGTCAAGTTCCACGACGGCACCGATTTCACTGCGTCGGACGTGAAGTATTCATGGGACCGGGCAATGGAGATGGATCTGCCAGAGGGTGCCGCGGGAGTACTGAGCGACATCGTCACTGAAGTTCGAGTTGTTGACGACTTCACCGTCGAAGTCGAGCTGCAGAAGGCAAGTGCGGCATTCCTGAACACCACCGTGGTTGCCATGGTCTCGTCGATTGTCAGCGAAGACGCGGTCGAAGCCAACGGTGGCATCGTCGCTGGCGAACAGAACGACTTCATGCAGGGAAACATGGTCGGGACGGGACCATACACACTCACTGCCTGGAACCGTGGCGAAAACATCCAGCTTGAAATCTACGATGACTACTGGGGCACCCCGGCTTTCCTGGACGTCCGCATCGAGATCGGGCCAACGCCTGACGTCCGCGTGCTTGGCCTTCGAGCGGGTGACTTCGACACGATCGAAGCTGACCCGTCGTTCATCGGCGAAATCGAAGGTGCGGAGGGGGTAACGATCTTCGGTGAGGGTCTGACCGTGGAACCAATCCACATTGGATTCAACCTGAACATCCCCGAAGGGGCGTTGCCGGCCGAAGACACGATCCCGACCAACTTCTTCCACGATCCGCGGGTTCGGCGTGCGTCCAATCACGCTTTCGACTATCAGGGGTTCATCGACGGAGCTTTGGGCGGGTTCGGCGACTTCAACCCTCATTACATTCCGCAGGGGATCTTCGGATATGATCCGGCCGCTCCCGTGTACGGCACCCAGGATCTGGCCAAGGCAGAGGAATTATTCACCGAGGCCGGCTATTGCCCGGACGGGTTCGTCGTATCGGTCATCACCGAAGAGGCCAACCTCTTCGAGACGGCCGCACTGGTGCTCAAAGACTCACTTGAATCACTCCCCTGCAATATTGAGGTGCGAGTGCTGGCCGTGGCAGAAGCGCAGTTCGATGATGCCCATGCCCAGGATCCGATCGAGTACGCCATGTGGGTGAAGAACGCTGATCCGTTCGCCGATCCCCATTCCTACCTGTCCTCGTATCAGCATCCAGATGGTGAGTGGGGTGTAATCCACGGCTTCGCCAACGGTTACGCCGATCCACAAAAGGTCGCTGACCTGATCGACGCCGCCGAGGTCGAACTCGACGCCGACGCCCGGGCCGCCATTTATTCGGAACTGCAATTTCTCCTGTATGACGATCCGATGTGGTTGATCGCCGGCCAGGAAGGCGTCGTAGCTGCGTATCGCAGTTGGCTGAAAGGTTGGGAATCCAACCCGCTCTGGCCACGTCCGTCGCTGAAGTTCGCCCTAATCGATAAATAGACCGAGCAGTGGGGTCGGTCCCGAGGGACCGACCCCACCAAACAAAGGGGGGCCGACGACCATGCAGATACGCGACTACATCTTGAGACGCCTGATTGTGCTGCCCTTCCTGATAGTCGGCGTGTCCATCATCGTGTTCGGGTTGACCCGGATCGGCGGCTCGCCAGTGGCGATCTACCTTTCTCACGAAATGTCGTCGGAGGAGGTCGCTGAAATCGAAGCCCGATTCCACCTCGACGAGCCGGTACCCGTGCAATATGCGTATTGGGCGCGCGGGGTCTTGCAGGGCGACCTCGGTTGGTCCGGTGTGGCGGCCGCGCCGGTCACTGCTGTCTTTCCCAACAAGCTGGCAGCAACGATGGAACTGGCCGTTGCCTCGGCAGTTGTAGCCGTGTCACTCGGCATCGGGCTAGGCACCTACGCCGGAGCACGCCGTAACAAGCTGCCCGATCACATCACCCGAATCATTTCGATCAGCGGAGCCGCCATGCCGCTGTTCTGGTTCGCAATCGTCATGCTTATCGTCTTCTGGGTCTACCTGGGGTGGTTTCCCATCGGCCGCAGCACCCCGGAAGTGTTCGCGTCGATCTCCCATCCGACCGGCCTCTATACCGTCGACGCGCTCCTGGCTGGCAGTTTCACGGCCTTTCGCGACGCCATCTGGCATCTCGTGCTACCAGCCCTCACGTTGGGATATGGGGCCACGGCGATTATCGCCCGCATGATGCGGTCGTCGTTGGTCGAAGAACTTCAGGAAGAGTATGTCGACGCCGCTCGCGCCAAGGGCCTAGCCGAGCGACTCGTGTTGCGGCGCCACGCTCGCCGCAACGCCCTCATGCCGACCGTCACCGTCATCGGACTCAGCTTCGGATTCCTCCTGCAAGGCACCATCGTCGCAGAAATCATCTTTCGGTGGCCGGGTCTCGGGCGATGGATGGCCGACTCGGTGCTGCGAGGCGACCGGGCCACGATCATGGCCTATGTGCTATTTACGAGCGTGTTGTTTCTCGTGGTCAACCTGGTCGTGGACGTCGTGTATGCCTATCTCGACCGGCGCGTGGTGTTGGGCTCATGAGCACCACCTCTGCCTCACCACCAATCGTCACGAGCCACGACAGCGCCTTTCGGGTCCGGTTGCGGAGGATGGGAGAAACCGCCGGCAGGGTCTTGTCCAACCCGACCACGCTCGGTGGCCTGGTCATCATCGTGATGATGGTCGGCATGGCCCTTCTCGCACCCTGGCTCGTCGAACCGAACACCCCTAACGCGTCACAAATGCCCCGCGACTGGGGAGCGATCGCCGTGCCACCCGGCTCACCCGGTCACCCGCTTGGAACTACCAACACCGGTGGCGACGTGCTGTATGGAGTGATCTGGGGTGCCAGAACTTCCCTGCGCCTTTCACTCATCGTTGTCACTGTCACGGTGGCAATCGGTGTGGCGGTCGGCAGCCTGGCCGGATTCCGGGGCGGTCGACTCGACGAGATTCTCATGCGGATCGTCGATGTGTTCCTCTCCATTCCCGAACTCATCTTTGCCTTGGCAATTGCCGCCGTACTCGGGCCGTCTTTTCGTAACATCATCCTGGCTCTGGCCATTGTGTTCTGGGTGAAATACGCCCGCATCATGCGCGCTCAGGTCATGCACGTGAAGCAGAACGACTACGTCGACGCTTCCCGGGTAATCGGTGACAGCAACTGGAATATCTTCCGAAAGGATGTGCTGCCCAACTCGATTACCCCTGTCGTGGTCCAGGCGACGCTCGATATGGGCAATATCGTGTTGGTCGGGGCGACCCTCAGTTTCATCGGTCTGGCTGAGGCGGGTCTGGCCGAGTGGGGCGTGCTCGTCTCGGAGGGCCAGGCCGGAATCTCGGGAGGACGCTGGTGGGCGTCCACGTTCCCCGGTCTGATGGTGTTCTTGTGGGCGTTGGCCTTCAATCTGCTCGGTGATGGCATCCGGGATGTTCTCGATCCGAAGACCGAGACCCGATGACGGCTCCGACGACCAACCCACCGAAAACAACCGCTCCCGTCGTGGCGAGTGTGCGCGATCTACGGGTCCACTTCAAGTCGAAAAGTGGCATCGTGCACGCCGTCGACGGGGTCGATTTTGATGTGCGAGACGGCGAAACACTCGGCCTGGTCGGCGAGACCGGTTGCGGCAAAAGCGTCACCGCCCGGTCTTTCCTCCGCCTCGTTCCTATGCCTCCCGGCATCCCCGTGTCGGGATCGATCATCTTTCGTCCTCGCCAACGATGCTCAGCATGTGACGGAGCCGGTTGTCCGACTTGTGCCAGAACTGGCAGGGTCGTTTCGCCCTGTCCAGTTTGCTCCGGGTCGGGCTGCGAGACCTGCGAGCAGAGCGGAGCCGAGACACTCGATCTCCTGACCCTCTCGGAACGAAAGTTACGCGACATCCGTGGCAACCGAATCGCCATGATTTTTCAGGATCCGGGTAAGGCGCTCAATCCCGCGCTATCGATTCGCAAGCAGGTAGCAGAGGTCTTCTATGCCCACCGGGCTGACGAATTGCTCGCCGCCGCCGGGATCGACACGGGATCCCGATCGCTGCCCACCGCTCTGTTGCGTCGGCGAGCCAACCAGCAATCACGCACCCTCGAGAGCGTGATGTTGTCTCTGCCCCCACTTCGCGCTCGCAGCCAAGCGATCTCGGCGGTGGCCGATGCGATGGTCATCGCTGCCCTGGCCGAAACGCAGATCCCGAATCCCCGGGCCGTGATGGATCGATATCCGCACGAGCTGTCGGGTGGAATGAAGCAGCGAGTCATGATCGCTCTCGCTCTGGCCTGTGACCCGGATCTCCTCATTGCCGATGAACCAACGACGGCCCTCGACGTCACGGTTCAAGCCCGCATCATCGAACTAATCAAGGAATTACAGCAACGCCACAAAACTGCGGTGGTGTACATCAGTCATGATCTTTCGCTCGTTCGTAAAGTCGCAGACCGGACCGCCGTGATGTACGCCGGACGAATCGTCGAAGTGGGCGATTCTGAGCAGATTTTCCACGAACCGGAGCATCCGTACACGCGGGGTCTCATCGGCGCCATACCGGGAGCCCACCACGAACGGGGACGTTTGGCAGCCATCGAAGGAACGGTACCCGAACTGATCGATCCGGACCCATCGTGCCGGTTCGCGGGTCGCTGCGAATACGCTGCGTCGGCTTGTTGGACGCAAGACCCCGACCTCCAACAGGTCGGTGATCGCCAGGTGGCCTGCTTCATCCACCATCCGCCCGAACACGGCGACGCCCCAACATTTGATAGGACTGGCCAATGACCGCTGCCACCGACCAAAGGACTGTCCTGGCAGTACGCGACGTGAAGAAACACTTCCCGATCAAAGATGGAGCACTTCAGCGAGTGGTCGGTCAGGTCCGGGCAGTCGACGGGGTCAGCTTCGACCTCCTACGCGGCGAAACCTTGGGCCTGGTCGGCGAGAGCGGGTGCGGCAAGACCACGCTGGGCCGGGTTCTCGCTGGTTTGGAACAACCCACGTCCGGTGGGGTGTACTTCGACCTGTCGGAGCAGCAGCGAACCAACCTCGACCAGGCGTTGCGAGCGGGCGAAGGGGACGACTTGGCGCAGCTGGAAGCTGCCCACCGAGTCGACCGACTCGACGCAGCCAACTGGCGCAGGTTCCGGCGGAACACCCAGATGGTCTTTCAAGACTCGTTCTCGTCGCTGAATCCCCGCCACCTGGTCAGCGACATCGTCGGACGACCGCTGCGGGTCTACAAGGAGGCAAGTGGATCAGACCTGACCGAACGAGTCGTTGGTCTGCTCGAACAGGTTGGGCTGGGTCGCCAACACTTATACCGGTACCCGCACCAGTTCTCTGGCGGACAGCGCCAGCGGATCTCGATCGCCCGCGCCCTTGCTCTCGACCCGGAGCTCGTCATACTCGACGAACCGACCAGTGCGCTCGATGTGTCGGTGCAGGCGCAAATTCTGAACCTCTTGCACGAACTTCAGCAAAGCCGCGGATTCACCTTCCTGTTCATCACCCACGACCTGTCGGTTGTGCGACATATGGCCGACCGCATCGCGGTGATGTATCTCGGACGAATCGCCGAGGCAGGCAACACCACGGACCTATTCAACGACCCGATCCACCCCTACACCGACGCCTTGCTGCGGGCCAATCCCGATCTAACCGAAGACGACGAGGGCTTCCATGGCCTTGAGGGCACCGTCCCTGACCCGGCTCGTCCGCCGCAGGGTTGCCGGTTCCATACCCGCTGCGTTTACGCCACGCCAGACTGTGGTTGGGAGATCGACGACGTTGTGCTGCAGCTTGAGGACACTCCGGCGTTGTTCGACAAGCTCTCTGGCGTCGAGCGCCGATCGCCCTTTGATGCCTCTCTCCAATTCACCGACACCGACGCTTCGGCGCGCCTCGCGACGGCGTTGGAGAGCGAAGAAATGCCTGCGTCTATGAAGGCCGCGATTGAACAAGTGACGGTCGAAGGTCAGACCGTCTCGATCAGATTTCGAGAGGTTGACGAGGTTCTGCTCACACCGCGCGGAAACGGCCGTCTCGCGGCCTGTCTATTGGACAGTCTTCCGAA from Acidimicrobiia bacterium includes the following:
- a CDS encoding ABC transporter substrate-binding protein, which gives rise to MRSSTWRWAALLLALTMVAAACNSATTDTTQPAENTETTNTPTGGDEVKNPGLLVHAADDEPSTLDPAQVEPGEGGETVILQVYERLLEIGSGGPDLVPGLATEVPTVDNGLISADGMTYTFKLREGVKFHDGTDFTASDVKYSWDRAMEMDLPEGAAGVLSDIVTEVRVVDDFTVEVELQKASAAFLNTTVVAMVSSIVSEDAVEANGGIVAGEQNDFMQGNMVGTGPYTLTAWNRGENIQLEIYDDYWGTPAFLDVRIEIGPTPDVRVLGLRAGDFDTIEADPSFIGEIEGAEGVTIFGEGLTVEPIHIGFNLNIPEGALPAEDTIPTNFFHDPRVRRASNHAFDYQGFIDGALGGFGDFNPHYIPQGIFGYDPAAPVYGTQDLAKAEELFTEAGYCPDGFVVSVITEEANLFETAALVLKDSLESLPCNIEVRVLAVAEAQFDDAHAQDPIEYAMWVKNADPFADPHSYLSSYQHPDGEWGVIHGFANGYADPQKVADLIDAAEVELDADARAAIYSELQFLLYDDPMWLIAGQEGVVAAYRSWLKGWESNPLWPRPSLKFALIDK
- a CDS encoding ABC transporter permease, with amino-acid sequence MQIRDYILRRLIVLPFLIVGVSIIVFGLTRIGGSPVAIYLSHEMSSEEVAEIEARFHLDEPVPVQYAYWARGVLQGDLGWSGVAAAPVTAVFPNKLAATMELAVASAVVAVSLGIGLGTYAGARRNKLPDHITRIISISGAAMPLFWFAIVMLIVFWVYLGWFPIGRSTPEVFASISHPTGLYTVDALLAGSFTAFRDAIWHLVLPALTLGYGATAIIARMMRSSLVEELQEEYVDAARAKGLAERLVLRRHARRNALMPTVTVIGLSFGFLLQGTIVAEIIFRWPGLGRWMADSVLRGDRATIMAYVLFTSVLFLVVNLVVDVVYAYLDRRVVLGS
- a CDS encoding ABC transporter permease, which codes for MSTTSASPPIVTSHDSAFRVRLRRMGETAGRVLSNPTTLGGLVIIVMMVGMALLAPWLVEPNTPNASQMPRDWGAIAVPPGSPGHPLGTTNTGGDVLYGVIWGARTSLRLSLIVVTVTVAIGVAVGSLAGFRGGRLDEILMRIVDVFLSIPELIFALAIAAVLGPSFRNIILALAIVFWVKYARIMRAQVMHVKQNDYVDASRVIGDSNWNIFRKDVLPNSITPVVVQATLDMGNIVLVGATLSFIGLAEAGLAEWGVLVSEGQAGISGGRWWASTFPGLMVFLWALAFNLLGDGIRDVLDPKTETR
- a CDS encoding ATP-binding cassette domain-containing protein — encoded protein: MTAPTTNPPKTTAPVVASVRDLRVHFKSKSGIVHAVDGVDFDVRDGETLGLVGETGCGKSVTARSFLRLVPMPPGIPVSGSIIFRPRQRCSACDGAGCPTCARTGRVVSPCPVCSGSGCETCEQSGAETLDLLTLSERKLRDIRGNRIAMIFQDPGKALNPALSIRKQVAEVFYAHRADELLAAAGIDTGSRSLPTALLRRRANQQSRTLESVMLSLPPLRARSQAISAVADAMVIAALAETQIPNPRAVMDRYPHELSGGMKQRVMIALALACDPDLLIADEPTTALDVTVQARIIELIKELQQRHKTAVVYISHDLSLVRKVADRTAVMYAGRIVEVGDSEQIFHEPEHPYTRGLIGAIPGAHHERGRLAAIEGTVPELIDPDPSCRFAGRCEYAASACWTQDPDLQQVGDRQVACFIHHPPEHGDAPTFDRTGQ
- a CDS encoding ABC transporter ATP-binding protein, with amino-acid sequence MTAATDQRTVLAVRDVKKHFPIKDGALQRVVGQVRAVDGVSFDLLRGETLGLVGESGCGKTTLGRVLAGLEQPTSGGVYFDLSEQQRTNLDQALRAGEGDDLAQLEAAHRVDRLDAANWRRFRRNTQMVFQDSFSSLNPRHLVSDIVGRPLRVYKEASGSDLTERVVGLLEQVGLGRQHLYRYPHQFSGGQRQRISIARALALDPELVILDEPTSALDVSVQAQILNLLHELQQSRGFTFLFITHDLSVVRHMADRIAVMYLGRIAEAGNTTDLFNDPIHPYTDALLRANPDLTEDDEGFHGLEGTVPDPARPPQGCRFHTRCVYATPDCGWEIDDVVLQLEDTPALFDKLSGVERRSPFDASLQFTDTDASARLATALESEEMPASMKAAIEQVTVEGQTVSIRFREVDEVLLTPRGNGRLAACLLDSLPKRS